A genomic segment from Saimiri boliviensis isolate mSaiBol1 chromosome 14, mSaiBol1.pri, whole genome shotgun sequence encodes:
- the NUAK2 gene encoding NUAK family SNF1-like kinase 2 — MESLVFPRRSGPTPSAAELARPLAEGLIKSPKPLMKKQAVKRHHHKHNLRHRYEFLETLGKGTYGKVKKARESSGRLVAIKSIRKDKIKDEQDLMHIRREIEIMSSLNHPHIIAIHEVFENSSKIVIVMEYASRGDLYDYISERKQLSEREARHFFRQIVSAVHYCHQNGVVHRDLKLENILLDANGNIKIADFGLSNLYHQGKFLQTFCGSPLYASPEIVNAKPYVGPEVDSWSLGVLLYILVHGTMPFDGHDHKTLVKQISDGAYREPPRPSDACGLIRWLLMVNPTRRATLEDVASHWWVNWGYATRVGEQEALHEGGHPGSDSARASMTDWLRRSSRPLLENGAKVCSFFKQHAPGGGSTTPGLERQHSLKKSRKENDMAQSLHGDPADDTVPRPGKSNLKLPKGILKKKASASAEGAQEDPSELSPITASPGQAAPLLPKKGILKKPGQRESGYYSSPEPSESGELLDAGDVFVSGDPPEQKPPQASGLLLHRKGILKLNGKFSRAALELSAPTTFGSLDELALPRPPARASRPSGAVSEDSILSSESFDQLDLPERLPEPPLRGCVSVDNLMGLEEPPSEGPVSCLRRWRQDPLGDSCFSLTDCQEVTATYRQALGVCSKLT, encoded by the exons ATGGAGTCGCTGGTTTTCCCGCGGCGCTCTGGCCCCACTCCCTCGGCCGCGGAGCTCGCCCGGCCGCTGGCGGAAGGGCTCATCAAGTCGCCCAAGCCCCTGATGAAGAAGCAGGCGGTGAAGCGGCACCACCACAAGCACAATCTGCGGCACCGCTACGAGTTCCTGGAGACCCTGGGCAAAGGCACCTACGGGAAGGTGAAGAAGGCGCGGGAGAGCTCGGGGCGCCTG GTGGCCATCAAGTCCATCCGGAAGGACAAAATCAAAGATGAGCAAGATCTGATGCACATACGGAGGGAGATTGAGATCATGTCATCCCTCAACCATCCTCACATCATTGCCATCCATGAAG TGTTTGAGAACAGCAGCAAGATTGTGATCGTCATGGAGTATGCCAGCCGGGGCGACCTTTATGACTACATCAGCGAGCGGAAGCAGCTCAGTGAGCGCGAGGCTAGGCATTTCTTCCGGCAGATCGTCTCCGCGGTGCACTATTGCCATCAG AATGGAGTTGTCCACCGGGATCTCAAGCTGGAGAACATCCTCTTAGATGCCAATGGGAATATCAAG ATTGCTGACTTCGGCCTCTCCAACCTCTACCATCAAGGCAAGTTCCTGCAGACATTCTGTGGGAGTCCCCTCTATGCCTCGCCAGAGATTGTCAATGCGAAGCCCTACGTAGGCCCAGAG GTGGACAGTTGGTCCCTGGGTGTTCTCCTCTACATCCTggtgcatggcaccatgcccTTTGATGGGCATGACCATAAGACGCTGGTGAAACAGATCAGCGACGGGGCCTACCGGGAGCCACCTAGACCCTCTG ATGCCTGTGGCCTGATCCGGTGGCTGTTGATGGTGAACCCCACCCGCCGGGCCACCCTGGAGGATGTGGCCAGTCACTGGTGGGTCAACTGGGGCTACGCCACCCGTGTGGGAGAGCAGGAGGCTCTGCATGAGGGTGGGCACCCTGGCAGCGATTCTGCCCGGGCCTCCATGACTGACTGGCTCCGGCGTTCCTCCCGCCCCCTGCTTGAGAACGGGGCCAAGGTGTGCAGCTTCTTCAAGCAGCACGCGCCCGGTGGGGGGAGCACCACCCCTGGCCTGGAGCGCCAGCATTCCCTCAAGAAGTCCCGCAAGGAGAACGACATGGCCCAGTCTCTCCATGGTGACCCAGCTGATGACACTGTGCCTCGCCCTGGCAAGAGCAACCTCAAGCTGCCAAAGGGCATTCTCAAGAAGAAGGCGTCAGCCTCTGCAGAGGGGGCACAGGAGGACCCTTCTGAGCTCAGCCCCATTACTGCAAGCCCAGGGCAGGCCGCTCCCCTGCTCCCCAAGAAGGGCATCCTCAAGAAGCCCGGGCAGCGAGAGTCTGGCTACTACTCCTCTCCTGAGCCCAGTGAGTCTGGGGAGCTCTTGGATGCAGGTGATGTGTTTGTGAGCGGGGATCCCCCGGAGCAGAAGCCTCCGCAAGCCTCAGGGCTGCTCCTGCATCGCAAAGGCATCCTCAAACTCAATGGCAAGTTCTCCCGGGCAGCCCTGGAGCTCTCGGCCCCCACCACCTTCGGCTCCTTGGATGAACTCGCCTTGCCCCGCCCCCCGGCCAGGGCTAGCCGCCCCTCGGGGGCTGTGAGTGAAGACAGTATCCTGTCCTCTGAGTCCTTTGACCAGTTGGACTTGCCTGAACGGCTCCCAGAGCCCCCGCTGCGGGGCTGTGTGTCTGTGGACAACCTCATGGGGCTTGAGGAGCCCCCATCAGAGGGCCCTGTAAGCTGCCTGAGGCGCTGGCGGCAGGATCCTTTGGGGGACAGCTGCTTTTCCCTGACAGACTGCCAGGAGGTGACAGCCACCTACCGACAGGCACTGGGAGTCTGCTCAAAGCTCACCTGA